A single region of the Triticum dicoccoides isolate Atlit2015 ecotype Zavitan chromosome 2B, WEW_v2.0, whole genome shotgun sequence genome encodes:
- the LOC119364975 gene encoding uncharacterized protein LOC119364975, which translates to MHLWPSLRIRDSFKHAYLEKLEFNLAHKKRAQGQGQGRQGQDGDEQQVPLLEGRSSSMVATAFELACDAAMLLSCCCCCFCCGACGGEEDDPLTAR; encoded by the exons ATGCACCTGTGGCCGTCGCTCCGGATCCGGGACTCGTTCAAGCACGCCTACCTGGAGAAGCTGGAGTTCAACCTCGCCCACAAGAAGCGCGCGCAGGGGCAGGGGCAGGGGCGGCAGGGCCAGGACGGGGACGAACAGCAGGTGCCGCTGCTCGAGGGCcgctcgtcgtcgatggtggccacCGCGTTCGAGCTCGCCTGCGACGCCGCCATGCTCctctcgtgctgctgctgctgcttctgctgCGGCG CTTGTGGTGGTGAGGAGGACGATCCTCTAACAGCTCGCTGA
- the LOC119364977 gene encoding aquaporin PIP2-5-like, whose translation MAKDIEAAPPGGGYAAKDYSDPPPAPLFDAEELTKWSLYRAVIAEFVATLLFLYITVATVIGYKHQADPAGPNAADAACSGVGILGIAWAFGGMIFVLVYCTAGVSGGHINPAVTFGLFLARKVSLVRALLYIIAQCLGAICGVGLVKGFQSAFYVRYGGGANELSSGYSTGTGLAAEIIGTFVLVYTVFSATDPKRSARDSHVPVLAPLPIGFAVFMVHLATIPITGTGINPARSLGAAVIYNNEKAWDDHWIFWVGPFIGAAIAALYHQYVLRASATKFGSSASFGSR comes from the exons ATGGCCAAGGACATCGAGGCGGCGCCACCCGGCGGGGGGTACGCGGCCAAGGACTACTCtgacccgccgccggcgccgctctTCGACGCCGAGGAGCTGACCAAGTGGTCCCTGTACCGCGCGGTCATCGCCGAGTTCGTGGCCACGCTGCTCTTCCTCTACATCACCGTGGCCACCGTCATCGGGTACAAGCACCAGGCAGACCCCGCCGGCCCCAACGCCGCCGACGCGGCCTGCAGCGGCGTGGGAATCCTCGGCATCGCCTGGGCGTTCGGCGGCATGATCTTCGTGCTCGTCTACTGCACCGCCGGTGTGTCCGGGGGACACATCAACCCGGCGGTGACCTTCGGGCTGTTCCTGGCGCGCAAGGTGTCCCTGGTGCGCGCGCTGCTCTACATCATCGCGCAGTGCCTGGGCGCCATCTGCGGCGTGGGGCTCGTCAAGGGGTTCCAGAGCGCCTTCTACGTgcgctacggcggcggcgccaACGAGCTCAGCTCCGGCTACTCCACGGGCACCGGCCTCGCCGCCGAGATCATCGGCACCTTCGTGCTTGTCTACACCGTCTTCTCCGCCACCGACCCCAAGCGCAGCGCCCGTGACTCCCACGTCCCA GTGCTGGCTCCTCTGCCAATCGGCTTCGCGGTGTTCATGGTGCACCTGGCCACTATCCCGATCACCGGCACCGGCATCAACCCGGCAAGGAGCTTGGGAGCTGCTGTGATCTACAACAACGAGAAGGCCTGGGATGACCAC TGGATCTTCTGGGTGGGGCCATTCAtcggcgccgccatcgccgccttgTACCACCAGTACGTGCTGAGGGCCAGCGCCACCAAGTTCGGCTCGTCCGCCTCCTTCGGCAGCCGCTAG